CTTCTTCGTGCGGCAATTTGCGGCCGATGACATCGACGACATCTTCGATCTGCGCCTGTGCGTGGAGCGGCACGCCGGCGTGCTCGCCGCGCGCAAACTCACCCCTGCGACACGCGATGCGTTGCGGCGGCAGATCGACGTCCTTCACCAGACCGCAAATCTCGACGACCCGGCCCGGCAGGTCGAAGAGGACTACCGGTTTCATCGGCTGATCTGCGAGATCGCCGGCAACCGACGGCTGTTGCGCCTGTTCGACGATCTGGCGTCCGAACTACGCATGGTCATCGGTCTGATCGGCCGACTGTACGACGACCCGCACGAAATCGCGCGGACGCACGAACCGGTTCTCGCTGCGATCGAGCAAGGCCACCCCGAAAGGATCGTGGCGCATATCGATTATCACATCGGTCATGCCTGGCGCGAGGTCGCGAAACTGGTGCGGGAGATTCCTCCCGCGACTGCCGGCGGCAAAATACGATCCGTGTGATGCCGACGAACGCCCGACGATTGATCATCAAGCCATGGGAGTCTCTGCGTGAAGGCCGTCTACAGCGAACTGCATCGAAGCCACGACCCGCAATTCTTTCTGGTTCGC
The DNA window shown above is from Rhodopseudomonas palustris HaA2 and carries:
- a CDS encoding GntR family transcriptional regulator, which produces MSPPVGLPALAATDLVGQVARALTLAILQGRLPPGSKVVEAGIARELGVSRAPVREAARLLESQGLLVASPRRGFFVRQFAADDIDDIFDLRLCVERHAGVLAARKLTPATRDALRRQIDVLHQTANLDDPARQVEEDYRFHRLICEIAGNRRLLRLFDDLASELRMVIGLIGRLYDDPHEIARTHEPVLAAIEQGHPERIVAHIDYHIGHAWREVAKLVREIPPATAGGKIRSV